The following proteins come from a genomic window of Leishmania major strain Friedlin complete genome, chromosome 3:
- a CDS encoding conserved hypothetical protein (previous protein_id=AAM69048.1): MWQRIRLLQTLVSQKGAATAAAGAASSSPTAAAAAATTAAPPSPAPSVAADNERSFLRNLIPMRVYSSGPPSIYLRHAFLNQDRLIRRFLGALEAVPLPSLPRLLLAEGFQRMLEGDVPQRELRELFEDAEVECRKMLLHMDVSKSGHRRYHDSHADPRDQEMWHAVRHDPLRRLLAHELRAACSHYARLMGVSSSPYVPAAVIVRTIIASDVRTDNFLVKMTLAFERHPRNVETGEPVGEAMPPVVEELMKELLLLERDAFGCFRFDPRGDNHHLVHSLKLADITKTPRSFSVMRDPLMKRYGNYCVECEEVHKGRWNQYKVHCGPEDHRIDPALPLFESVVATDPITGGALNMLVHYDEPICLRHKHSLREEKGNFGHTEVFELAMDVTNRTFWERYFLDR; the protein is encoded by the coding sequence ATGTGGCAGCGCATACGTCTGCTGCAGACCTTGGTGTCCCAGAAAGGAGCGGcaaccgctgccgcaggcgccgcaagcagctcccccacagcagcagcagcagcagcaacaacagcagcaccgccgtcccctgcgccgtcggtggcggcggacaACGAGCGCTCCTTCCTACGCAATCTGATCCCGATGCGTGTGTACAGCTCCGGCCCACCCTCCATCTACCTGCGTCACGCCTTCCTGAACCAAGATCGCCTCATTCGCCGCTTCCTGGGCGCCCTCGAGGCCGTTccgctgccatcgctgccccggctgctgctcgcggAGGGTTTCCAGCGGATGCTGGAGGGTgacgtgccgcagcgcgagctgcgcgagtTGTTTGAAGATGCGGAGGTGGAGTGCCGCAAGATGCTGCTGCATATGGACGTTAGCAAAagtggccaccgccgctaccACGACTCGCACGCCGACCCGCGCGATCAAGAGATGTGGCACGCTGTGAGGCACGACccactgcgccgcctcctcgctcacGAGCTCCGTGCGGCGTGCAGCCACTACGCACGGCTGATGGGGGTGTCGAGCAGCCCCTACGTCCCAGCGGCCGTCATCGTGCGTACTATCATCGCCTCTGACGTGCGCACCGACAACTTCCTGGTGAAGATGACGCTCGCGTTCGAAAGACACCCGCGCAACGTGGAGACGGGCGAGCCCGTCGGAGAGGCGATGCCGCCagtggtggaggagctgatgaaggagctgctgctgctggagcgggACGCCTTCGGCTGCTTTCGCTTCGACCCGCGTGGCGACAACCACCACCTCGTGCACAGCCTCAAGCTCGCCGACATAACCAAGACGCCGCGGTCTTTCAGCGTAATGCGTGACCCGCTCATGAAGAGGTACGGCAACTACTGCGTCGAgtgcgaggaggtgcacaAGGGCCGCTGGAACCAGTACAAGGTCCACTGCGGCCCCGAGGACCACCGCATCGacccggcgctgccgctgttcgAGTCCGTCGTCGCCACGGACCCCATCACTGGCGGCGCCTTGAACATGCTTGTACACTACGACGAGCCCATCTGCCTTCGCCACAAGCACAGCTTGCGcgaggagaagggcaacTTTGGTCACACCGAGGTGTTTGAGCTGGCCATGGATGTCACGAATCGCACGTTCTGGGAGCGTTACTTCCTCGACCGGTGA
- a CDS encoding conserved hypothetical protein (previous protein_id=AAM69049.1), with the protein MTDTAAPRQVACQGCSTQTTTAFQCPLCQAEAAVDRGFFCTQECFAKNWLKHRNTLHKSGVVREMKRPPAGAAAAAPAGATEKGRKARGGKRSRAGDEAASGTGTDTSADKEAAPAGTLAPWPPLPNAAVCKKNNWAQVTPELPLDVPRAVVRPVMTEAANGSAEQPLQCCLWSAMLAAAQYVALSVQRNAAPSAMQALVVAGDVHSAHAFAWAARCVGLAGMLQLAVSEQPTESSVAAATRNSSSSNTASTAAATAASPSRYFTSHRRIVIATSAVVRASALARTSSSTAASGAASLWLTGAPSHSLLVTLPDVVDAEDLQGVQTRAVFFTGPAGPTSDDAAKDDGDDGVVSYTYTSLEVLCEDRQPLCWKPIARSAPGSSTPSSNTAGSGGAAAAAAAAAASCLDDEVCTCFANGDMAAALQRLVRCYQHQPGHLESKLYYTLCCNWGAASLVHAHHRLAYVARFLCDRSVRFEAPKNATLAAAALRAIAAVCRLLPRMADVEAEAAAAAANASSQESASDAANKSKKRRLHTNEVAAAAPYAPSLASTTRPTPAVASGVSAPSAQEVARYANYYTHLPNLQLQATVCHLYPIASPAVLDTFAMAWGLYRYLPGPSSLDGANHARSAAVHRVRQRFTTKLDSANGVFYIILMHLMYDAVGPYSLPVDEVNRRLQWDLTLAHDAGSLEAYLRCCGLLVADDGLLLPTSSKQRVRKMKKGDRAASPPAVLSSRLKGSRETTQSRTEQLRCFAVKSMPGIAGAAAAASSGNYGVIELPWKTFPITGERQRQVARLHQAAVEELLMAMPRVPRPMYIGDVGNLIGKWMHFNSRFDGILGVNLQAFLEQHPEAFKVLDNIVTRRTAGKTEQVRIRFDGDDEHDNDDSDDDTNRARKACDRQLLTGQSRSKSGGKGTVELPARARKKRAIKEFNKERFNRNYKSIDPSARVPGYIKRGPRRIKGRGKKANKRGVKRGA; encoded by the coding sequence ATGACCGAtacagcggcaccgcggcaggTTGCCTGCCAGGGATGTAGCACGCAGACCACAACGGCCTTCCAGTGCCCGCTGTGTCAAGCGGAGGCAGCAGTGGATCGCGGCTTCTTCTGCACTCAGGAGTGCTTCGCCAAGAACTGGCTGAAGCACCGCAACACCCTCCACAAGAGCGGCGTGGTGCGGGAAATGAAGCGTCCGccggctggcgctgcggctgccgcccccGCAGGGGCCACAGAGAAGGGCCGCAAGGCACGTGGCGGTAAGCGTTCCCGTGCAGGCGATGAGGCTGCCAGCGGCACGGGTACAGACACAAGCGCCGATAAGGAGGCTGCCCCTGCCGGAACGCTTGCCCCCTGGCCGCCACTGCCCAACGCGGCGGTGTGCAAGAAGAACAACTGGGCGCAGGTCACCCCGGAGCTGCCGCTCGATGTGCCCCGCGCAGTCGTGCGCCCTGTCATGACGGAGGCTGCGAATGGCAGCGCCGAACAGCCGCTTCAGTGCTGCCTGTGGTCTGCGATGCTAGCTGCCGCGCAGTACGTGGCGTTATCTGTGCAGCGCaatgcggcgccgtcggccaTGCAGGCGCTGGTCGTGGCCGGAGACGTGCATAGCGCCCACGCCTTCGCGTGGGCAGCGCGGTGTGTGGGTCTCGCCGGcatgctgcagctcgccgtCTCAGAGCAGCCGACCGAATcaagcgtcgccgccgccactagaaacagcagcagcagcaacaccgcgagcactgctgccgccacggcggcatcGCCCTCCCGCTACTTCACCTCCCATCGGCGTATCGTCATTGCCacgtcggcggtggtgcgtgcCTCGGCACTGGCTCgaacgtcgtcgtcgacggcggcgagcggAGCCGCGTCGTTGTGGCTGACTGGAGCGCCGTCGCACTCCCTGCTGGTTACTCTCCCCGACGTCGTGGATGCAGAGGATCTGCAAGGGGTGCAGACCCGAGCCGTCTTCTTCACAGGGCCGGCCGGCCCCACAAGCGACGATGCGGCGaaggacgacggcgatgatggcgTGGTGTCGTACACCTACACCTCACTTGAGGTGCTGTGCGAGGATAGGCAGCCGCTCTGCTGGAAGCCAATAGCGCGGTCCGCCCCGGGTTCCTCGACCCCGAGCAGCAACACTgctggaagcggcggcgcagcagcagcagcggcagcggcggctgcctcATGTTTGGACGATGAAGTCTGCACGTGCTTCGCCAACGGCGAcatggctgctgcgcttcagCGGCTCGTCCGCTGCTACCAGCATCAGCCAGGGCACCTAGAGTCGAAGCTGTACTACACGCTGTGCTGCAACTGGGGCGCCGCCAGTCTCGTCCACGCGCACCATCGCCTCGCGTACGTGGCGCGCTTTCTGTGTGACCGCTCTGTCCGCTTCGAGGCGCCCAAGAACGCAAcccttgccgccgcggcgctccgCGCGATAGCGGCCGTGTGCcgactgctgccgcgcatgGCGGACGTCGAAGCcgaggccgccgcagcggcggctaACGCATCGAGCCAGGAgagcgccagcgacgccgccaaCAAGTCGAAGAAACGCCGGCTGCACACGAACgaggtggcagcagcggcgccgtacGCGCCATCCCTCGCCTCCACCACACGCCCCACGCCGGCCGTCGCCAGCGGCGTCAGTGCCCCCTcggcgcaggaggtggcCCGCTACGCAAACTACTACACCCACCTGCCCAACCTGCAGTTGCAGGCGACGGTGTGCCATCTATACCCCATCGCCTCCCCGGCCGTACTCGACACCTTCGCCATGGCGTGGGGACTGTACCGGTACCTCCCTGGCCCGAGCAGCCTCGACGGTGCCAATCAcgcccgcagcgcagccgtgcACCGTGTCCGGCAACGCTTCACAACGAAGCTTGACAGCGCCAATGGCGTCTTCTACATCATTCTCATGCATCTCATGTACGATGCCGTCGGCCCATACTCGCTCCCGGTGGACGAGGTGAACCGCCGCCTGCAGTGGGATCTGACCCTCGCCCACGACGCCGGGTCGCTGGAAGCGTACCTGCGTTGCTGTGGCCTCCTCGTGGCGGACGACGGCCTGCTGCTCCCCACGTCGAGCAAGCAGCGGGTGCGGAAGATGAAGAAGGGCGACCgtgctgcatcgccgccagcagtgctATCGAGCCGCCTGAAAGGGTCGCGCGAGACGACGCAGTCGCGAActgagcagctgcgctgcttcgcggtCAAGTCGATGCCCGGCAtcgccggtgccgcagctgcggcgtcgaGCGGCAACTACGGCGTCATTGAGCTTCCGTGGAAGACGTTCCCCATCACGggtgagcggcagcgacaggtGGCTCGCCTGCACCAGGCGGCCGTGGAGGAACTGCTGATGGCGATGCCACGCGTGCCACGTCCAATGTACATCGGCGACGTCGGCAACCTCATCGGCAAGTGGATGCACTTCAACTCGCGCTTCGATGGCATCCTCGGCGTGAACCTTCAGGCCTTCCTCGAGCAGCACCCAGAGGCGTTCAAGGTGCTTGACAACATAGTCACGCGCCGCACGGCGGGTAAGACGGAGCAGGTCCGCATTCGcttcgacggcgacgacgagcatgacaacgacgacagcgacgatgacACCAACCGCGCCCGCAAAGCGTGCGACCGCCAGCTGCTGACGGGGCAGAGTCGCTCCAAGAGCGGAGGAAAGGGCACCGTCGAGCtgcccgcgcgcgcgcgcaagaAGCGTGCCATCAAGGAGTTCAACAAGGAGCGGTTCAACCGCAACTACAAGTCGATCGACCCCtcggcgcgtgtgccggGCTACATCAAGCGCGGCCCACGTCGCATCAAGGGGCGTGGCAAGAAGGCGAACAAGCGTGGCGTGAAGCGCGGCGCGTag